In Hyphomicrobium denitrificans ATCC 51888, the DNA window GCCTGCTGGCGGCGTGCTTCGGCCTCCGCCAGCGCCCGTTGCGCTTCCGGCGTGAGCGGCCGGGGTTCGCCATTCGACTCTGAAGCTTCGGCGTTTTTTTCTCGATCGGGATCGGTGTTCACGA includes these proteins:
- a CDS encoding DUF1674 domain-containing protein, yielding MNTDPDREKNAEASESNGEPRPLTPEAQRALAEAEARRQQAANQTRPPEVGGRSGPEPTRFGDWETGGIASDF